A section of the Brevundimonas sp. AJA228-03 genome encodes:
- a CDS encoding carbon-nitrogen hydrolase family protein, with protein sequence MSSSLPIALIQTRTPATATAALAHVEPLIRKAAAEGARLILTPEGSNLLEQRRDRRVLAIVDEDQDVAVIGLRHLAAELGVWLLIGSAIVRSGHAGDDRAANRSLLIDANGSIVARYDKLHVFDVDLANGETYRESASIRPGDGACVAGTPWGRLGLTVCYDVRFPHLFRQLARAGAGMIAVPAAFTVPTGEAHWEILLRARAIETGAFILAPAQGGMHEDGRRTWGRSIVVGPWGEVIARLDHDDPAVLHATLDLAAVEVARASVPQLRHDRAFAAP encoded by the coding sequence ATGTCATCTAGCCTGCCCATCGCCCTGATCCAGACGCGGACGCCCGCCACGGCCACCGCGGCCCTGGCGCACGTCGAGCCGCTGATTCGCAAGGCGGCGGCGGAGGGCGCCAGGCTGATCCTGACGCCCGAAGGCTCGAACCTGCTGGAACAGCGCCGGGATCGGCGGGTGCTGGCGATCGTCGACGAGGATCAGGACGTGGCCGTGATCGGCCTGCGGCATCTGGCGGCCGAACTGGGCGTCTGGCTGCTGATCGGCTCGGCCATCGTCCGGTCCGGCCATGCGGGCGACGACCGGGCGGCGAACCGCTCACTGCTGATCGATGCCAACGGCTCGATCGTGGCGCGCTACGACAAGCTGCATGTGTTCGACGTCGACCTGGCCAATGGGGAGACCTATCGCGAAAGTGCGTCGATCCGGCCGGGCGACGGGGCCTGCGTGGCAGGCACGCCCTGGGGCAGACTGGGCCTGACGGTCTGTTACGACGTGCGGTTCCCGCATCTGTTCCGCCAGCTGGCCAGGGCCGGCGCCGGCATGATCGCCGTGCCCGCCGCCTTCACTGTCCCGACCGGCGAGGCCCACTGGGAGATCCTGCTCCGCGCCCGCGCGATCGAGACCGGCGCCTTCATCCTGGCCCCGGCCCAGGGCGGCATGCACGAGGACGGTCGCAGGACCTGGGGCCGGTCCATCGTCGTCGGACCGTGGGGCGAGGTGATCGCCAGGCTGGATCACGACGACCCGGCCGTGCTGCATGCGACGCTCGACCTCGCGGCGGTCGAGGTGGCCCGTGCCTCCGTACCCCAGTTGCGGCACGACCGCGCGTTCGCAGCCCCATGA
- a CDS encoding DUF1178 family protein has protein sequence MIRYALRCEADHPFEAWFGSSGDYDDQAARGLVECPFCGSRDVSKQIMAPAVAGTRSAAPAVDMARVQTLMMQAAREVRSHVEANFDYVGDTFAREARAIHEGKSEKREIYGEATPAEVKALKADGVPCTALPPAPIDPAKVN, from the coding sequence ATGATCCGCTATGCCCTGAGATGTGAGGCCGACCATCCGTTCGAGGCCTGGTTCGGATCGTCCGGCGACTATGACGACCAGGCCGCCCGGGGGCTGGTCGAATGCCCGTTCTGCGGATCGCGAGACGTATCGAAGCAGATCATGGCCCCCGCCGTCGCCGGAACGCGAAGCGCCGCGCCCGCCGTGGACATGGCCAGGGTCCAGACCCTGATGATGCAGGCCGCACGCGAGGTGCGCAGCCACGTCGAGGCGAACTTCGACTATGTCGGCGACACCTTTGCCCGCGAGGCCCGCGCCATTCACGAAGGCAAGTCCGAGAAACGCGAGATCTATGGCGAGGCGACGCCCGCCGAGGTGAAGGCGCTGAAGGCGGACGGCGTGCCCTGCACTGCGCTGCCGCCCGCGCCGATCGATCCCGCCAAGGTCAACTGA
- a CDS encoding ComF family protein, protein MNLQDGDWSARWEAARARAVLGMAAIGRGIADLILPPMAHDSREATQAAGLTADAWSRVVFLEDPVCDGCGAAFEYDGGDFASDRCAACLASPYRFSRCRAACVYDAASRGLILRFKHGDQQQFAGLFARWLGRAAAPLIDQADAVVPVPLHPTRLLARRFNQSAEIARPLARSARLDYLPDALLRTTRTQSQGGRSARGRRLNVKSAFTLTEAGARRVRGRRILLIDDVLTTGATAEACAKVLLEGGARAVDLAVIARVRTAREVPK, encoded by the coding sequence ATGAACCTTCAGGATGGGGACTGGAGCGCGCGTTGGGAAGCGGCTCGTGCGCGCGCGGTCCTCGGCATGGCCGCCATCGGTCGGGGGATCGCCGACCTGATCCTGCCCCCCATGGCCCACGACAGCCGCGAGGCGACCCAGGCCGCAGGCCTGACGGCCGACGCCTGGAGCCGGGTCGTGTTTCTGGAGGACCCGGTCTGCGACGGGTGCGGCGCGGCGTTCGAATACGACGGCGGCGATTTCGCCTCGGACCGCTGCGCGGCCTGCCTCGCCTCTCCCTACCGGTTTTCGCGCTGCCGGGCGGCCTGCGTCTATGACGCGGCGTCGCGCGGCCTGATCCTGCGGTTCAAGCATGGCGACCAGCAGCAGTTCGCGGGCCTCTTCGCCCGCTGGCTGGGTCGCGCCGCCGCCCCGTTGATCGACCAGGCCGATGCCGTGGTGCCCGTGCCGCTGCATCCCACGCGCCTGCTGGCGCGACGGTTCAACCAGTCGGCCGAGATCGCCCGGCCCCTGGCCCGGTCGGCGCGGCTGGACTATCTGCCCGACGCCCTGCTGCGCACGACGCGGACGCAATCCCAGGGCGGGCGCAGCGCGCGGGGTCGGCGGCTGAACGTCAAATCGGCCTTCACCCTGACCGAGGCGGGTGCGCGCCGTGTCCGGGGGCGGCGCATCCTGCTGATCGACGATGTGCTGACGACCGGGGCCACGGCCGAGGCCTGCGCGAAGGTCCTGCTGGAGGGCGGGGCCCGCGCCGTCGATCTGGCCGTCATCGCAAGGGTGCGAACGGCACGCGAAGTCCCTAAGTAA
- a CDS encoding GNAT family N-acetyltransferase, whose translation MQTGWRPMRADDLDRVAEIAAIGFPDHFEGRDCFANRLALSPAGCLVLQTSQGLEGYLVAYPWRVDATPALNTLIEAIPADAGVMYLHDLALTPAVRGQGWSRPAVRAVVDRARAGRWPTVALVAVNDATAFWRGHGFEVREAPDMATRLASYGPDARYMTRDVAPTV comes from the coding sequence ATGCAGACCGGCTGGCGGCCGATGCGCGCCGACGATCTGGACCGCGTGGCCGAGATCGCCGCGATCGGTTTTCCCGACCATTTCGAGGGCCGGGACTGTTTCGCGAACCGGCTGGCGCTCAGTCCGGCGGGCTGTCTGGTGCTGCAGACGTCGCAGGGGCTGGAAGGCTATCTGGTCGCCTATCCCTGGCGCGTGGATGCGACCCCGGCCCTGAACACCCTGATCGAGGCGATTCCGGCGGACGCCGGGGTCATGTATCTGCACGACCTCGCCCTGACTCCGGCGGTCCGGGGTCAGGGCTGGTCGAGACCGGCCGTCCGCGCGGTGGTCGATCGGGCCCGGGCCGGCCGATGGCCGACCGTCGCCCTGGTCGCCGTCAACGATGCCACCGCGTTCTGGCGCGGTCACGGGTTCGAGGTCCGGGAGGCTCCGGACATGGCGACCCGACTGGCCAGCTATGGTCCGGACGCCCGCTACATGACCCGGGACGTCGCGCCGACCGTCTAG
- a CDS encoding methyltransferase domain-containing protein: MTAPGPPVIFDSARRALRLARSAPLFARADFLHRRAAENAVLSLEATLRQFPVVVDLSAQAGVFGAVLGDSDASGRIGRPAILRADPADPGSRPLDLADASTDLIVSLMTLHWANDLPGALSQIRRALRPDGLFLGTLLGAGTLKELRAVLTEAELAERGGAQARVSPFADGFDGAGLLQRAGFALPVADVDRLTVRYPDLFALIRDLRAMGETHVLAGTTRPLTRSIVARAATLYGERYGEPDGRIPATFEIVNLAGWAPHEGQQKPLPRGSARVRLADALGVVEHGRGKP, from the coding sequence ATGACCGCCCCCGGCCCCCCCGTCATCTTCGATTCCGCCCGCCGCGCCTTGCGTCTGGCCCGATCCGCGCCCCTGTTCGCCCGGGCCGACTTCCTGCATCGCCGGGCGGCGGAGAATGCGGTCCTGAGCCTCGAAGCCACCTTGCGACAGTTTCCGGTCGTCGTCGACCTGTCGGCCCAGGCGGGCGTGTTCGGGGCAGTCCTCGGCGACAGCGACGCATCGGGACGCATCGGCCGGCCGGCGATCCTGCGGGCCGATCCGGCCGATCCGGGCTCCAGACCGCTGGACCTCGCTGACGCATCGACCGATTTGATCGTGTCGCTGATGACCCTGCACTGGGCCAACGACCTGCCCGGCGCGCTCAGCCAGATCCGGCGCGCGCTGAGGCCCGACGGACTGTTCCTCGGCACCCTTCTGGGCGCGGGCACCCTGAAGGAGCTTCGCGCCGTCCTGACCGAGGCCGAGCTGGCCGAACGGGGCGGGGCCCAGGCGCGCGTCTCGCCGTTCGCGGACGGGTTCGACGGCGCCGGCCTGTTGCAGCGGGCCGGATTCGCCCTGCCGGTCGCCGATGTGGACCGTCTGACGGTCCGCTACCCGGACCTGTTCGCCCTGATCCGCGATCTGCGCGCCATGGGCGAGACCCATGTCCTGGCCGGCACCACCCGGCCGCTGACGCGCAGCATCGTCGCGCGCGCTGCCACGCTGTACGGAGAGCGATACGGCGAGCCGGACGGCCGGATCCCGGCGACCTTCGAGATCGTCAATCTGGCGGGCTGGGCCCCGCACGAGGGCCAGCAGAAGCCCCTGCCCCGCGGTTCGGCCAGGGTCCGGCTCGCCGACGCCCTGGGCGTGGTCGAGCACGGACGCGGGAAGCCATAG
- the ubiG gene encoding bifunctional 2-polyprenyl-6-hydroxyphenol methylase/3-demethylubiquinol 3-O-methyltransferase UbiG — MAASNDPLSGRKPQTGQDFADIATDRAEGASIDPADVARFSAQAAEWWDARGPFAPLHRFNPARLAFIRDRVAERFHRDPARREAFAGLSLIDIGCGGGLIAEPMRRLGFTVTAIDASSENIGTARTHADEQGLDIAYRAATVEQIEAEGAGPFDVVLVLEIIEHVADPESFLRACSRRVAPGGIMIVASLNRTLKSLALGKIAAEYILRWVPAGTHDWRQFPRPDEIRRMLSAEPLTVTGPSGLVYNPLTDRWGESADADVNFMMVATRD; from the coding sequence ATGGCCGCTTCTAACGACCCCTTGTCCGGGCGCAAACCCCAAACGGGGCAAGACTTTGCCGATATCGCCACGGATCGCGCCGAGGGGGCCAGCATCGACCCGGCCGACGTCGCGCGCTTTTCGGCCCAGGCGGCGGAATGGTGGGATGCGCGCGGGCCGTTCGCGCCCCTGCACAGGTTCAATCCGGCCCGGCTGGCCTTCATCCGCGATCGGGTCGCGGAGCGTTTTCACCGCGATCCGGCCAGACGGGAGGCCTTCGCGGGACTGAGCCTGATCGACATCGGTTGCGGCGGCGGGCTGATCGCCGAGCCGATGCGGCGGCTGGGGTTCACCGTCACGGCGATCGACGCCTCGTCCGAGAACATCGGCACCGCCCGGACCCATGCGGACGAACAGGGGCTGGACATCGCCTATCGCGCCGCCACCGTCGAACAGATCGAGGCCGAGGGGGCGGGTCCGTTCGACGTCGTTCTGGTGCTGGAGATCATCGAACACGTCGCCGATCCCGAAAGCTTCCTGCGCGCCTGTTCGCGGCGGGTGGCCCCCGGCGGCATCATGATCGTGGCCAGCCTGAACCGGACGCTGAAGTCCCTGGCCCTGGGCAAGATCGCGGCGGAATACATCCTGCGCTGGGTGCCGGCGGGGACCCACGACTGGCGACAGTTCCCCAGGCCCGACGAGATCCGGAGGATGCTGTCGGCCGAACCCCTGACCGTCACCGGGCCGTCCGGCCTGGTCTACAACCCGCTGACCGACCGCTGGGGCGAAAGCGCGGATGCCGACGTCAACTTCATGATGGTCGCGACCCGGGACTGA
- a CDS encoding aspartate kinase — MTTPVSRRLVMKFGGTSMGDLERIRRAARIVAAEVRAGHSVAVVVSAMAGKTNELVAWTDGAGAAAAGLPLSDDEYDVVVASGEQVTSGLLAITLRNMGLNARSWMGWQIPILTDEDHARARIVDVPGEVLGAALDAGEIAVVPGFQGLSPSGRITTLGRGGSDTSAVAVAAALGCPCDIYTDVDGVYTTDPRIESRARRLEKVSYEEMLEMASLGAKVLQTRSVELAMAKQVPVRVLSSFIEPDENGVLPAKSGTLICDEEEIVEKRIVSGVTMSRDEARITLLGLSDRVDAPADVFTRLAEASVNVDMIVQSQARTEGAVNLTFTTGRRDAARAADLMRAAQGAIGFEEIRVDEDVAKVSVVGVGMRSHAGVAQTMFRALADKGVKFQAISTSEIKISVLIDAAYAELAVRALHSAYGLEAV; from the coding sequence ATGACGACGCCGGTGTCCAGACGCCTGGTGATGAAGTTCGGTGGCACCTCCATGGGCGACCTGGAGCGCATCCGCCGTGCCGCGCGCATCGTCGCCGCCGAGGTCCGGGCCGGACATTCCGTCGCCGTCGTGGTGTCGGCCATGGCGGGCAAGACCAATGAGCTGGTGGCCTGGACGGACGGGGCGGGTGCGGCGGCCGCCGGTCTGCCGCTGTCGGACGATGAATACGATGTGGTCGTCGCCTCCGGCGAACAGGTCACCTCGGGTCTGCTGGCCATCACCCTGCGCAACATGGGCCTGAACGCCCGCAGCTGGATGGGCTGGCAGATTCCCATCCTGACCGACGAGGATCACGCCCGCGCCCGCATCGTCGATGTGCCGGGCGAGGTCCTGGGGGCCGCGCTGGACGCCGGGGAGATCGCGGTGGTGCCGGGGTTCCAGGGCCTTTCGCCGTCGGGCCGGATCACCACCCTGGGCCGCGGCGGATCGGACACTTCGGCCGTGGCGGTGGCGGCGGCCCTGGGCTGTCCGTGCGACATCTATACCGACGTGGACGGCGTCTATACGACCGATCCCCGCATCGAGAGCCGGGCGCGGCGGCTGGAAAAGGTCTCCTACGAGGAGATGCTGGAGATGGCCTCCCTGGGGGCCAAGGTGCTCCAGACCCGCTCGGTCGAGCTGGCCATGGCCAAACAGGTGCCGGTGCGGGTCCTGTCCAGCTTCATCGAACCCGACGAAAACGGCGTCCTGCCCGCCAAGTCCGGCACGCTCATCTGTGACGAGGAAGAAATCGTGGAAAAACGCATCGTGTCCGGCGTCACCATGAGCCGTGACGAGGCCCGGATCACCCTGCTGGGCCTGTCCGACCGGGTCGACGCCCCCGCCGACGTCTTCACCCGCCTGGCCGAGGCCAGTGTCAATGTCGACATGATCGTCCAGTCCCAGGCCCGGACCGAAGGCGCGGTCAACCTGACCTTCACCACCGGCCGCCGCGACGCCGCCCGCGCCGCCGACCTGATGCGCGCGGCCCAGGGCGCCATCGGCTTCGAGGAGATCCGCGTCGACGAGGACGTGGCCAAGGTCTCGGTCGTCGGCGTCGGCATGCGAAGCCACGCGGGCGTGGCCCAGACCATGTTCCGCGCCCTGGCCGACAAGGGCGTCAAGTTCCAGGCCATCTCGACCTCGGAGATCAAGATCAGCGTCCTGATCGACGCCGCCTATGCCGAACTGGCCGTCCGCGCCCTGCATTCGGCCTATGGGCTGGAAGCGGTTTGA
- the grxC gene encoding glutaredoxin 3, whose product MADVVLYTKPGCPYCHAAMALLDRKGAAYTEIVASSDPAKKAEMVEKAGGKATFPQIFIDGKHIGGADDMSALDRRGGLDPLLAA is encoded by the coding sequence TTGGCCGACGTCGTCCTCTATACCAAGCCCGGTTGCCCCTATTGCCACGCGGCCATGGCGCTGCTGGACCGCAAGGGCGCGGCCTATACCGAGATCGTCGCCTCCAGCGATCCGGCCAAAAAGGCCGAGATGGTCGAAAAGGCCGGCGGCAAGGCCACCTTCCCCCAGATTTTCATCGACGGAAAACACATCGGCGGGGCCGACGACATGAGCGCCCTGGACCGTCGTGGCGGGCTGGATCCCCTGCTGGCCGCCTGA
- a CDS encoding tetratricopeptide repeat protein, with translation MADASAPRSRRKKSVAAPTTPDAIEIAMGAEASGDAPVGPAHDVLVKQGRLLDEQLRHLKLQGFSERIGAGLKIMGGVAGLIAAGALGMMVWNASQDRSLLIQAFSAPPDLVQRGLTGEVLASKLLDRLARIDGQAQSLRAPETFRNDWGSEIQVEIPQTGVSIGELDKYLRQWLGKRTGIGGEVVRIGDQVAVTVRVGSAGAVTRQGAEADIDSLMQQAAETVFQRTQPFRYSKYLEFTGRMEQAMAVAVDLATNGPYDERAWAWAQISNLHLESGDIRAAVFAARQAVDLDPELGLGWVNLGIAEGKLGHERASLAAIERSVALLTSGRGKLSETGIAIGYFNASQVPLLRGDFKEATRLFQRRQSQTTYLNTDEQGQWIAASAAVALHDVNGARAIIGRLVPDTEPERYSNQYRRVLQPRAELAAERGDWRTARDRFRAMIDAAPASASTAVITSLTPPLVIAEIKVGNVAEAARLAATLPDDCAACVGARAAVAEAMGDRPAADRLFARFVQLAAPGPFALSAWGEARLGRGDVDGALALFRDAQREGPRWADAYKLEGDVLFRQGKAREAAAAYREAIERAPNWSAAHLGLGRALIASGREREGRAALAAGERLKA, from the coding sequence ATGGCAGACGCTTCAGCGCCGCGCTCACGACGGAAGAAGTCCGTCGCGGCCCCGACCACGCCGGATGCGATCGAGATCGCCATGGGGGCCGAGGCCAGCGGTGATGCGCCGGTCGGCCCGGCGCACGATGTGCTGGTGAAGCAAGGCCGCCTGCTGGATGAACAGCTGAGACACCTCAAGCTCCAGGGGTTCAGCGAGCGGATCGGCGCGGGGCTGAAGATCATGGGCGGCGTGGCCGGGCTGATCGCCGCCGGCGCGCTCGGCATGATGGTCTGGAACGCCAGCCAGGACCGCAGCCTGCTCATCCAGGCGTTCAGTGCGCCCCCCGACCTTGTGCAGCGCGGCCTGACGGGCGAGGTGCTGGCCTCCAAGCTGCTGGACCGGCTGGCCCGGATCGATGGCCAGGCCCAGTCGCTCCGGGCCCCCGAGACCTTTCGCAACGACTGGGGCAGCGAGATCCAGGTGGAGATTCCGCAGACCGGCGTCTCCATCGGCGAACTGGACAAATATCTGCGCCAGTGGCTCGGCAAGCGGACCGGCATTGGCGGCGAAGTGGTCCGCATCGGCGATCAGGTGGCGGTGACCGTGCGCGTCGGCTCTGCCGGTGCCGTGACCCGGCAGGGTGCTGAGGCGGATATCGATAGCCTGATGCAGCAGGCGGCCGAGACCGTTTTCCAGCGCACCCAGCCGTTCCGGTACAGCAAATATCTGGAGTTCACCGGCCGCATGGAACAGGCGATGGCTGTGGCCGTCGATCTGGCAACGAACGGCCCCTACGATGAACGCGCCTGGGCCTGGGCCCAGATCAGCAATCTCCACCTGGAAAGCGGCGACATCCGCGCCGCCGTCTTCGCCGCACGACAGGCGGTCGATCTTGATCCCGAACTGGGCCTCGGCTGGGTAAATCTCGGCATCGCCGAAGGCAAGCTCGGCCATGAACGCGCTTCTCTGGCGGCGATCGAGCGATCGGTTGCCCTCCTGACCAGCGGCCGGGGCAAGCTGTCCGAAACCGGCATTGCGATCGGTTACTTCAACGCCTCACAGGTGCCGTTGTTGCGCGGCGACTTCAAAGAGGCCACCAGGCTTTTCCAGAGGCGGCAGAGCCAGACCACCTACCTGAACACTGACGAACAGGGGCAGTGGATCGCCGCCTCGGCTGCGGTTGCCCTGCATGACGTCAACGGCGCGCGCGCGATCATCGGCCGCCTCGTTCCAGATACCGAGCCCGAGCGATACAGCAACCAGTACCGTCGCGTGCTCCAGCCTCGCGCCGAACTGGCCGCGGAACGCGGCGACTGGCGGACGGCGCGCGACCGCTTTCGCGCCATGATCGATGCGGCACCTGCGTCCGCCTCCACCGCCGTCATCACCTCCCTGACGCCGCCGCTCGTCATCGCGGAGATCAAGGTGGGGAATGTCGCGGAGGCGGCCCGGCTGGCGGCGACCCTGCCCGACGACTGCGCCGCCTGTGTCGGGGCCAGGGCGGCCGTGGCCGAGGCGATGGGAGATCGGCCTGCAGCGGATCGCCTGTTCGCGCGCTTTGTCCAGCTGGCCGCGCCGGGCCCCTTCGCCCTGTCGGCCTGGGGTGAAGCGAGGCTGGGGCGAGGGGATGTCGATGGTGCCCTGGCCCTGTTCCGCGACGCTCAACGCGAAGGCCCTCGCTGGGCTGACGCCTACAAGCTGGAAGGCGACGTCCTTTTTCGGCAGGGCAAG